In one Solanum lycopersicum chromosome 11, SLM_r2.1 genomic region, the following are encoded:
- the pglcat8 gene encoding glycosyltransferase: MKQLAALQQGRRSNSFRGSSALDSSSDGSVKSPATIFWLVLHGVCCLISLVLGFRFSRLVFFLLFTNSATTPNSIYSATSLFHDPGADVAVKTEMTSFSGGEDQLNRTSVSSSRVVVGRHGILIRPWPHPNASEVMQAHKIMEIVQREQRLQYGVKSPRTVIAVTPTYVRTFQTLHLTGVMHSLMNVPYNVVWIVVEAGGTTNETASLIAKSGLKTVHIGLREKMPILWEDRHKLEAKMRLRALRYVREEKLDGIVIFADDSNMHSLEFFDEIQKVKWIGALSVGILAHSGGVEEEISTVQKEEDKNLQLPVQGPACNSSDHFVGWHTFDSSQYVEKSARYIGDRAVVLPRKLEWAGFVLNSRLVWKDAEDKPEWVKDLDDVVGDREDVENPLSLLKDLSMVEPLGSCGRKIMLWWLRVEARADSKFPARWIIDPPLDVTVPAKRTPWPDVPPELPSGEKLVTMQEHTEKRPPKTRSRKRSSRGKRKHAAKNIDDHHSTRQSAENK, encoded by the exons ATGAAGCAGTTAGCAGCTTTACAGCAAGGTCGCCGGAGCAATAGCTTTAGAGGTTCGTCAGCGTTAGATTCGTCGTCAGATGGGTCTGTAAAGTCACCAGCGACTATTTTCTGGCTTGTGCTTCATGGGGTTTGCTGTTTGATCAGTTTGGTTCTGGGTTTCAGATTTTCGCGTTTGgtgttctttcttttgtttactAACTCAGCTACTACTCCAAACAGTATTTATTCAGCGACCTCTTTGTTTCATGATCCGGGTGCTGATGTAGCTGTTAAGACGGAAATGACGTCATTTTCCGGTGGGGAAGATCAGCTGAATAGGACATCGGTGTCGAGTAGCCGGGTGGTGGTAGGACGGCATGGGATATTAATAAGGCCTTGGCCTCATCCGAATGCGAGTGAGGTGATGCAGGCACATAAGATAATGGAGATAGTTCAAAGGGAGCAGAGATTACAGTATGGTGTTAAGAGTCCAAGGACTGTAATTGCTGTAACACCAACATATGTGAGAACTTTTCAGACTTTGCATCTTACAGGTGTGATGCATTCTTTGATGAATGTGCCATACAATGTTGTGTGGATTGTGGTGGAAGCTGGAGGCACAACTAATGAGACCGCCTCACTGATCGCCAAATCGGGTTTGAAGACAGTTCACATTGGATTACGTGAGAAGATGCCTATTTTGTGGGAAGATCGCCATAAATTGGAGGCAAAAATGAGACTTCGCGCTTTGAG ATAtgtgagagaagagaagttggaTGGGATAGTGATATTTGCTGATGATAGTAATATGCATAGTTTAGAGTTTTTTGATGAGATTCAGAAAGTGAAATGGATTGGTGCTCTATCGGTGGGCATTCTTGCTCATTCAGGTGGTGTGGAGGAGGAGATATCAACAGTTCAGAAAGAGGAAGATAAGAATTTGCAATTGCCAGTTCAGGGTCCAGCTTGTAATTCGTCAGATCATTTTGTTGGCTGGCACACCTTTGATTCGTCTCAATACGTGGAGAAGAGTGCCAGATACATTGGTGACAGGGCAGTTGTGCTGCCAAGGAAGCTTGAGTGGGCTGGCTTTGTGTTGAATTCCAGATTAGTCTGGAAAGATGCTGAAGATAAGCCTGAATGGGTTAAGGATTTGGATGATGTAGTGGGAGACAGGGAAGATGTTGAGAACCCTCTATCTTTGCTGAAGGATCTTTCAATGGTGGAGCCTCTCGGAAGTTGTGGGCGCAAAATTATGCTGTGGTGGCTACGGGTTGAAGCACGAGCAGACAGCAAATTCCCTGCCAG ATGGATCATTGACCCTCCACTAGATGTGACTGTCCCAGCAAAACGCACACCATGGCCGGATGTTCCTCCAGAGCTTCCTTCTGGTGAAAAGTTGGTCACTATGCAAGAGCACACCGAGAAGCGCCCACCAAAAACACGATCAAGAAAACGTAGTTCTCGGGGAAAGAGAAAGCACGCAGCAAAGAACATTGACGACCATCATTCAACCAGGCAATCAGCGGAGAACAAGTAA
- the LOC101247490 gene encoding pentatricopeptide repeat-containing protein At3g14330 — protein MAIPAISLPTNLTVTATIKANSSFKKLNKTPTNPFNSSLKSLTKSGKLDEALLLIESQKSSQLDIESYSSLLHACISKKSVEHGHRLYIHLLLNSNKSFLNDPLILSKLITLFSVCDQLDEARRVFEHAIGNGNRPESVWVAMAIGYSRKRCFREALLVYSQMLFRSIEPDNFAFSMAVKACSGISDLRVGRGVHAQIIKADKEADQVVYNALLGMYTECGCFWDVLKVFEEMPERNVVSWNSLIAGFVKKRQVFEAFETFRRMQNEDVGYSWVTFTTILAICSQVTYLYYGREIHSQIVKSTNVPDVVLLNSLLDMYAKCGVMEYCRRVFERMKYRDITSWNTVINGYAINGLMGETMKLFNEMVSSGVRPDGVTFIALLSGCSHAGLADLGEELFESMTGDFGIRPSLEHYACLVDILGRAGKIKEALQVVEKMPVKPSGSIWGSLLNSCRLHGNVSLAELVAEQLFEMEPNNCGNYVILSNIYANAGMWEGVKKVREMMENKGIKKEAGCSWIQVRNKVHTFMAGGGFEFRNSDEYKEVWDELSEAIEKIGYKPDTRVVLHDVSEETKAEWICGHSERLATVFGLIQTGSGIPIRVTKNIRICGDCHSWMKFVSEITRRRIIVRDTNRFHHFDQGKCSCNEYW, from the coding sequence ATGGCGATTCCCGCCATTTCTCTACCAACTAACTTAACTGTCACAGCCACCATTAAAGCCAATTCAAGCTTCAAAAAGCTTAACAAAACACCCACAAATCCCTTCAATTCATCTCTCAAATCTCTCACCAAATCCGGAAAACTCGACGAAGCTCTTCTTCTGATTGAATCCCAAAAATCTTCTCAACTTGACATCGAGTCTTATTCGTCACTTCTCCATGCTTGTATTTCGAAGAAATCAGTAGAACATGGTCACAGGCTATATATTCACCTTCTTTTGAATTCAAACAAAAGTTTTCTCAACGACCCTTTAATTTTATCTAAGTTAATCACCCTTTTCTCTGTTTGTGATCAGCTAGATGAAGCTCGTCGTGTTTTCGAGCACGCGATTGGAAATGGGAATCGACCCGAATCAGTTTGGGTTGCAATGGCAATTGGGTATTCGAGAAAAAGGTGTTTTAGGGAGGCATTACTGGTTTATTCTCAGATGTTGTTCCGGTCAATTGAACCGGACAATTTCGCATTTTCCATGGCTGTGAAAGCTTGTTCGGGGATATCGGATTTGAGGGTTGGTAGGGGTGTTCATGCTCAGATTATTAAAGCTGATAAAGAAGCTGATCAAGTTGTGTACAATGCTCTTTTGGGAATGTATACTGAGTGTGGGTGTTTTTGGGATGTGTTGAAGGTGTTTGAGGAAATGCCTGAGAGAAATGTTGTGAGTTGGAATTCGTTGATCGCGGGTTTTGTTAAGAAAAGACAGGTTTTTGAAGCATTTGAGACTTTTAGGAGAATGCAGAATGAGGATGTGGGATATAGTTGGGTAACTTTTACGACGATTTTAGCTATCTGTTCTCAGGTTACGTACCTTTATTATGGGAGAGAGATACATTCACAAATTGTTAAATCAACTAATGTTCCTGATGTTGTTTTACTAAACTCGCTTTTGGATATGTATGCGAAATGTGGAGTGATGGAGTATTGTAGAAGAGTATTTGAAAGAATGAAATACAGAGACATAACATCATGGAATACCGTTATCAATGGGTATGCAATCAATGGATTGATGGGAGAAACAATGAAGTTGTTTAATGAAATGGTCAGTAGTGGAGTTAGGCCGGATGGTGTGACATTTATTGCCTTGTTGTCTGGCTGTAGCCATGCAGGGCTTGCGGATTTAGGCGAGGAATTGTTTGAGAGTATGACTGGAGATTTTGGAATTCGACCTTCCTTGGAGCATTACGCTTGTCTTGTTGATATATTAGGTAGAGCTGGGAAAATTAAAGAGGCACTGCAAGTAGTGGAGAAAATGCCTGTCAAGCCTAGTGGAAGCATTTGGGGCTCACTGCTTAATTCGTGCAGACTTCACGGAAATGTCTCTCTTGCAGAACTTGTAGCGGAGCAGTTATTTGAAATGGAACCTAACAACTGCGGGAATTACGTGATACTGTCAAACATTTATGCAAATGCAGGGATGTGGGAGGGAGTTAAAAAAGTGAGAGAGATGATGGAGAATAAGGGAATAAAAAAGGAGGCGGGATGCAGCTGGATACAAGTTAGAAATAAAGTACACACTTTTATGGCTGGTGGTGGTTTTGAATTTCGTAATTCGGATGAATACAAGGAAGTTTGGGATGAGTTATCAGAAGCTATTGAGAAAATTGGGTATAAACCTGATACGAGAGTTGTCCTTCATGATGTAAGCGAGGAAACAAAAGCAGAGTGGATATGTGGGCATAGTGAACGGCTTGCTACTGTATTTGGTTTGATTCAAACTGGTTCTGGTATTCCAATTAGAGTGACAAAAAATATTCGTATTTGTGGTGATTGTCACTCTTGGATGAAGTTTGTGTCcgaaataacaagaagaaggaTTATAGTGAGAGATACAAACCGATTCCACCATTTCGACCAAGGGAAATGCTCTTGCAATGAATACTGGTGA
- the LOC101247781 gene encoding cysteine-rich receptor-like protein kinase 42, with amino-acid sequence MANGSLGRYLNGDKQGMLNWKQRYDIIIGTARGLTYLHEQFHVCIIHRDIKSSNILLDDEFQPKIADFGLVRLLPGDQSHVSTKFAGTLGYTAPEYAIHGHLTEKVDVHGFCDVVLEIISGWRSNHMQETEYLLEQAWKFHEAGMHVKLVDETLDVSEYSEEEVKKIIEIALICTQSPPNLRPSVAEIVVMLLSDRSADRRTPSRPNFVSMDTITIANSSMTTGSSASNATNNFTDITGR; translated from the exons atGGCAAATGGAAGCCTTGGAAGATACttaaatg GTGACAAACAAGGGATGCTCAACTGGAAGCAACGGTATGATATAATCATTGGCACAGCTCGTGGTCTTACCTACTTGCACGAGCAATTCCACGTCTGCATCATCCATAGAGATATAAAATCCAGTAACATTCTACTAGACGATGAATTCCAGCCAAAAATTGCTGATTTTGGGCTTGTAAGACTTTTACCTGGGGATCAGAGTCATGTCAGCACTAAGTTTGCTGGTACCTT GGGATATACTGCACCAGAATATGCAATTCATGGGCATCTAACAGAGAAAGTTGACGTCCATGGCTtttgtgatgttgttcttgaaATAATCAGTGGATGGAGGAGCAATCATATGCAAGAAACTGAATATCTCCTTGAACAG GCGTGGAAATTTCACGAAGCTGGCATGCATGTAAAACTGGTGGATGAAACTTTAGATGTCAGTGAATACAGCGAAGAAGAAGTCAAGAAAATCATAGAGATTGCCTTAATTTGTACACAATCACCTCCAAATCTTAGGCCAAGCGTGGCTGAAATTGTTGTCATGCTATTAAGTGATCGTAGCGCAGATAGAAGAACTCCTAGCAGGCCTAATTTTGTTAGCATGGATACGATAACAATCGCAAACTCATCCATGACTACTGGATCATCAGCTTCTAATGCAACCAACAATTTTACTGATATCACTGGCCGCTAG